In a genomic window of Erigeron canadensis isolate Cc75 chromosome 5, C_canadensis_v1, whole genome shotgun sequence:
- the LOC122601294 gene encoding uncharacterized protein LOC122601294, with translation METHVDMSNVFDVCNRVCNKWNCLSNGNVCSKGERIILGWNTDVVDIMLLSQSDQVVHVQVLFKSDNKSLFCSFIYVDNHYKNRRLLWSDLEKHKLFVRDRPWALLGDFNLALFLEDKVFGSSSITISMREFKECLDSIEVFDENCFGCRYTWTQKPKKGVGILKKIDRVLGNVQFISDFPAAHAIFLPYRVSDHSPYVLKLPSITRTQPKPFKFANFLADKEGFIELVADAWKQEFMGHNMFRLVKRLRSLKKPFRKLLFDQGDTNGVTYEGGAAAMALVTHYEKFLGRCGDTSPFVHAGLFQRFVDASKAVDMVREVTREEIKSAIFNIGDNKTPGPDGFSSAFFKKTWSIVGHVCLAIEDFFQNGSTNQFAFVPSRRIADNILLTQELMHNYHRKSGPPRCAFKVDIQKAYDTVDWEFLKLVLHDFRFPEQVVNWVMACVSSTSFSISVNGNLYGYFKGKRGLRQGDPISPYLFTLVMEVLTLKLQQLVQNSLNFRYHNKCEKQRLVNLCFADDLFLFSRGDVDSARVILEALSVFKDVSGLVPSITKSTVFFCNVTTHVRNAIMGIMPFDEGQLPIKYLGVPLISTRLVYRDCMILVERLDKRIDNWKNKTLSLAGRIQLIRSVLSSMYIYWASVFILPARIVRELEKKLRGFLWNHGRLADGRAHISRQKVCLPKCEGGLGIRKISDVNISLMASHIWCILCKKNTLWVEWVYSYKLKGTSFWEVKPQAAMSWGWRKLLQLRNIVRPHFISKIGSGEMTSVWYDMWHPKSLLSRLITPREIARNGFSLQSTIKDVISNGVWRWSIAWYDLFPVLINVQPPNLIGDKKDELVWMNRSGKEEVFSTRAVWDTIRVAKACVPWVKLVWYSQCIPRHSFHVWRILKRKLKTQDKLRPWEVGGATNLNLMCCSLCNHGPDSHDHLFFKCFFSFQVWSQLKSLSGMHGVGAKWRDIVDWLLPLSKSSSIKSVLGRLLLAATAYFIWQERNARLFTDMKRSVNQLVAIIMDTVRLKLVSLRFKSSAKDAHLLVDWQIPASIIV, from the exons ATGGAGACGCATGTGGATATGTCAAATGTTTTTGATGTGTGTAATAGAGTTTGTAACAAGTGGAATTGCTTGTCTAATGGGAATGTTTGCTCAAAGGGTGAAAGGATAATTCTTGGGTGGAACACTGATGTGGTTGATATTATGTTGCTCTCGCAATCTGATCAGGTTGTTCACgttcaagttttgttcaaatCTGATAATAAATCCTTGTTTTgttcatttatatatgtagataATCACTATAAAAACCGTAGGTTGCTGTGGTCTGATCTTGAAAAACATAAACTGTTTGTTCGAGATAGGCCATGGGCTTTACTTGGAGACTTTAATTTAGCATTGTTTTTGGAAGATAAGGTGTTTGGCTCGTCTTCTATTACTATCAGTATGCGTGAATTTAAAGAATGTCTGGATTCCATTGAAGTGTTCGACGAGAATTGCTTTGGTTGTCGTTATACATGGACACAGAAACCTAAAAAAGGTGTGGGGATATTGAAGAAAATTGATCGGGTGCTTGGTAATGTGCAATTTATTTCTGACTTTCCGGCTGCTCATGCTATTTTCCTTCCTTATCGAGTTTCAGATCACTCCCCATATGTTTTGAAGCTACCATCGATTACTCGTACTCAGCCTAAACCATTCAAGTTTGCAAATTTTCTTGCGGATAAAGAAGGGTTCATTGAACTAGTTGCTGATGCATGGAAACAAGAGTTCATGGGACATAATATGTTTCGTCTAGTAAAAAGGTTGCGGTCTCTAAAAAAACCATTCCGCAAGTTGCTGTTTGACCAAGGAG ATACTAATGGGGTCACTTATGAAGGTGGTGCGGCTGCTATGGCATTAGTTACACATTATGAGAAGTTTCTTGGTCGATGTGGTGACACTTCTCCGTTTGTGCATGCTGGTCTTTTTCAACGCTTTGTTGATGCCTCTAAAGCTGTTGATATGGTTCGGGAAGTAACACGGGAGGAGATTAAATCTGCTATCTTTAATATTGGTGATAACAAAACCCCGGGTCCTGATGGATTTTCATCAGctttctttaaaaaaacttGGTCGATTGTGGGCCATGTGTGCCTCGCTATTGAAGATTTTTTTCAGAATGGTAG TACTAACCAATTTGCGTTTGTGCCTAGTAGACGTATTGCAGATAATATCTTATTGACACAAGAACTAATGCATAATTATCATAGGAAGTCTGGTCCTCCTCGATGTGCATTTAAGGTAGATATCCAGAAAGCGTATGATACTGTGGATTGGGAGTTCTTGAAACTGGTGCTGCATGATTTCAGATTCCCTGAGCAAGTGGTTAACTGGGTAATGGCTTGTGTTTCTAGTACCTCGTTTTCTATTTCTGTTAATGGCAATCTGTATGGTTACTTTAAGGGTAAACGAGGTCTACGTCAGGGGGACCCTATTTCTCCTTATTTGTTCACACTTGTTATGGAAGTTCTTACGCTCAAGCTGCAACAACTTGTTCAAAATTCTTTGAACTTTCGATATCATAATAAATGTGAAAAGCAAAGACTTGTGAACCTTTGTTTTGCTGATGACCTGTTTCTTTTTTCTCGAGGTGATGTTGATTCAGCCCGGGTTATTTTAGAAGCTTTGTCTGTCTTCAAAGACGTTTCTGGCCTTGTACCGAGTATTACTAAGAGCACTGTCTTCTTTTGCAACGTGACGACTCATGTAAGGAATGCCATTATGGGTATTATGCCATTTGATGAAGGTCAGTTGCCTATCAAGTATTTGGGTGTCCCCCTTATCTCAACTCGTCTTGTCTATAGAGATTGTATGATCTTGGTTGAAAGACTTGATAAACGTATCGATAATTGGAAGAATAAGACTTTGTCGCTTGCGGGTCGGATCCAACTTATTCGGTCAGTTTTATCTTCTATGTATATTTATTGGGCGTCTGTGTTTATTCTTCCTGCACGAATTGTACGTGAACTTGAAAAGAAGTTGCGGGGTTTTTTATGGAATCACGGGCGATTAGCTGATGGAAGGGCTCATATTTCACGGCAGAAAGTATGCCTTCCTAAGTGTGAGGGTGGGTTGGGAATTAGGAAGATTTCTGATGTTAATATCTCTCTAATGGCCTCTCATATTTGGTGCATTTTATGTAAGAAAAATACACTTTGGGTTGAGTGGGTGTATTCTTATAAACTAAAGGGTACAAGTTTTTGGGAAGTAAAACCACAAGCTGCTATGAGTTGGGGTTGGCGGAAATTGCTTCAACTTAGAAACATTGTCCGCCCTCATTTTATATCTAAAATTGGTTCGGGGGAAATGACTTCGGTTTGGTATGATATGTGGCATCCTAAAAGTCTATTGAGCCGTCTTATCACTCCAAGAGAGATAGCTCGAAATGGTTTTTCTTTACAGTCCACGATTAAAGATGTTATTTCGAATGGTGTTTGGAGATGGTCGATTGCTTGGTATGACTTGTTTCCTGTACTTATAAATGTTCAGCCTCCTAATCTAATTGGTGATAAAAAAGATGAACTGGTTTGGATGAATAGAAGTGGGAAAGAAGAAGTGTTCTCGACTAGAGCTGTTTGGGATACTATCCGTGTTGCTAAAGCTTGTGTTCCTTGGGTTAAACTTGTGTGGTACTCCCAATGTATTCCACGACACTCGTTTCATGTGTGGCGTATTCTTAAGAGAAAGTTAAAGACTCAGGACAAATTGCGGCCATGGGAAGTGGGTGGTGCCACGAATTTGAATCTTATGTGTTGCTCGTTATGTAATCATGGGCCTGATTCCCATGATCATCtatttttcaaatgtttcttttcGTTTCAGGTCTGGTCACAGCTTAAATCTCTTTCTGGTATGCATGGGGTTGGTGCTAAATGGAGGGATATTGTGGATTGGCTCTTACCTCTCTCTAAATCGAGTTCTATCAAGAGTGTTCTTGGAAGATTATTACTTGCAGCCACTGCTTACTTCATATGGCAGGAAAGGAATGCTAGGTTATTCACTGACATGAAGAGGAGTGTTAACCAGTTGGTTGCTATTATTATGGATACTGTTCGACTGAAACTTGTTTCGCTCAGATTCAAAAGTAGTGCTAAGGATGCGCATCTGCTCGTTGATTGGCAAATTCCAGCTTCAATTATTGTTTAG